One window of Saprospiraceae bacterium genomic DNA carries:
- a CDS encoding SprB repeat-containing protein, with the protein MKTTTTQSLRMWMLCIVLFTAAVLLAASINYSDFNLSGSFLNLLFNPGLFTAFVAGSLILYSCMYLFSFLFQIKDGFYKQWIKPVSWDSGSLTGNSFQSKASNSINSNINVTNSMSKFTFLLVGLTICIVGFTSNLQAQLVAENPLETRVKETLKQNAEVLRFMENKGQLENKNILYYLNGKQGSIYIEKDKIRFVAKDYLFVKNEKTKETDRFFNGAHQFTLNMENSNPNAKVVLGKSFGTKYNFFIGEDQSKWVSGVQAAKDITLEEVYPGIDIRLYSNQDGSLEFDWIVDPGADYKNIDLRFEGQDKLSVSKDGSLNVGLRFTDVKFHIPETYQVTEAGKVPLDFAFNVKNNKNVSFKSKSKIDPNYPTVIDPVLSWGTFMDGNDPDFDQYLFAIQVDPNNGMVYCAGATNRNIPTGSAPYDADGYLNSISGFGTGATPRVAIVYRINSTGSDLVDLTMYGPSTVSGTNTVVAYGLSLSTNRVFIGGRTTVDGLPMGGSPFDNSFDNNDGFVAVFSRDLGTLHYSTYLGGTGSEDLGVTSIRAIDDNTFVCGLTAEAALPGAYISGGAAQTGFGGASDMWVGKFTTLNNLSFGTYIGDSGTEIFNDLELFADGRVAFAGSGTGSLTEVNSAASRSTGSDFDGIVGVLNSTGTGFNYLDEIGGAGDDKINDCGINSSTIFWTGSSADGFPTSSGAYDATNNGGLDVVVGSVSDVGGAASYKATLYGGGGDDIGSAIKRVMQTQCDGTEDAFLLVFGTTGNNAIGIPTVNINGDPFYDATNNGGLDIYFAGFNDNVTSLVYATNIGGQYNDYLGDTGEPRGGNHLWVKGANIYCGTTTHSATHSPTIVANTGFDQVKTNNANPTSDDTHVLFSIQFTSLFETDYSDAPSSYGVPSHILDCAHIRINTLDPETGATPGVNANGDDNAGIDDEDGISTFPIYQSGGPQNISVTVNSVMNSTGFSATLYGWIDLNNDGNFDNNEIATTAVANGFSGSKTLTWSSVTVSGNPSNQYLRLRLTTDALADDVSTTGLDERSTESAENGEVEDYYICVKPKAGADKSVDCVTNFPGGTATMAASGTGTWSAGAGNPGTALIVTPGSPTTVINSYSAAGTYTFVWTNATSCATDTALVTVTAKPNAGGNQTVSCVPSFPGGTATMGATGVGTWSAQAGNPGTATITSPNSPTTTIKDYTVAGSYNFIWTNTSGCNDTATITVTAKPNAGVDKNVSCVPSFPGGSTAMAASGSGTWTAHPSNQSSNIVTPSSPTTTINTFAGEGTYLYIWTVGSCTDTAAVIVTKGPVGSASPQSICSGNTSSVALNSTVPGSTFTWTAAQQSGATITGFSDCNSACGTTIAQTLTNTTNNASGVVRYTVIPTSPNGCVGSSFTVDVTVNPKPSGSASNQSICSGFTTSVTLSSTVPSSTFTWTAAQLSGSTITGFSNCAAACGTTIAQTLTNTSNATPGVVRYTVTPISPNNCPGNTFTVDVTVNPKPIGSASPETICSGATTSVALSSTAAGTTFTWTAAQQSGATITGFSNCGAACGTTIAQTLTNTTNNNAGVVRYTVTPTSADGCVGATFQVNVTVNPKPGVSVTTTPACIGFSNGTATAVVTGGSAPFSYDWSNGQTSATITNLANATYTVTVEDNNNCTNTASGTVQQQGISAMTANPSACNPANNTYSVSGSLTLVNPPTSGTLTVSIGASQQVFNAPFNSPTNYTITGLTADGAVHTVNAVFSGGTQCSKSVNYTAPVNCQPIITHSKSFVSATQTGAHSFSVVYTITVGNTGGDGQYDLKDVPGFDDDIAITSASFITNAPGNPGGALAGTGPWTLANDQAILTGQTHTYTLTVNVSIDLSVGSSGNNSYTKCGTATPGNPTSGEGLYNESRLDTNNDGTPEETKKACGDIPYLDMTKSVASINPLGGNMYNVLYTITVKNLGGANGQYDLTDAPAFENDINIGSASYTSNAPGNAGSALAGTGPWILASDQGIIVGATHTYTLTVKVTLDLAGGGGDNVYTKCGAAIPGDPSSGEGLYNQSKMDTNNDGTIDETDEACGDLPYVTTTKSVSSIVALGGNMYNVIYSITAQNLGVQPDNMIYQMFLVLMTILQSAVPASPPMLPGIQAVHWQERVHGL; encoded by the coding sequence ATGAAAACTACAACAACGCAATCATTGCGTATGTGGATGCTATGCATCGTATTATTTACTGCTGCTGTCCTTTTAGCAGCAAGTATAAATTATTCGGATTTTAATCTTTCCGGATCTTTTCTAAATCTTTTATTTAATCCCGGCTTATTCACAGCTTTTGTTGCAGGCAGCTTAATCCTATACAGCTGTATGTACCTTTTTAGTTTTCTATTTCAAATAAAAGATGGATTTTATAAACAATGGATTAAACCGGTTTCCTGGGATTCAGGATCTCTAACTGGAAATTCATTTCAATCAAAAGCATCCAATTCAATTAATTCAAACATCAACGTAACTAATAGTATGTCAAAGTTTACATTCTTACTCGTCGGCTTAACAATTTGTATTGTTGGCTTTACTTCAAATTTACAGGCACAACTTGTAGCAGAAAATCCATTGGAAACCAGAGTCAAAGAAACCTTGAAGCAAAATGCAGAGGTATTGCGATTTATGGAAAACAAGGGCCAATTGGAAAATAAAAATATTCTCTATTACCTCAATGGGAAACAAGGTTCCATTTATATAGAGAAGGATAAAATCCGATTTGTAGCCAAGGACTATCTGTTTGTAAAGAATGAAAAAACAAAAGAGACGGATCGTTTCTTTAATGGCGCACACCAATTTACCTTAAACATGGAGAATTCGAATCCGAATGCAAAAGTAGTTTTAGGTAAATCCTTTGGAACGAAATACAATTTCTTTATTGGAGAGGATCAGTCCAAATGGGTTTCCGGTGTTCAGGCGGCTAAAGACATTACGCTGGAAGAAGTATATCCTGGTATTGACATTCGATTATATAGTAATCAAGATGGTTCTTTGGAATTTGACTGGATAGTTGATCCAGGAGCAGATTATAAAAATATTGATCTTCGATTTGAAGGACAAGATAAATTATCTGTATCTAAAGATGGTAGTTTGAATGTAGGTCTTCGCTTTACCGATGTGAAATTTCACATTCCTGAAACATACCAGGTAACAGAAGCAGGTAAAGTACCATTAGACTTTGCTTTTAATGTAAAGAACAATAAGAATGTAAGCTTTAAATCTAAATCAAAAATAGATCCAAATTATCCAACAGTAATTGACCCGGTTTTAAGTTGGGGTACGTTTATGGATGGCAATGATCCGGATTTTGACCAATATCTTTTTGCAATTCAAGTGGATCCCAATAACGGGATGGTGTATTGTGCAGGTGCAACCAATAGAAACATTCCAACCGGTTCTGCACCCTATGATGCTGATGGATATTTAAATTCTATTTCTGGTTTTGGTACAGGTGCAACACCCCGTGTTGCTATTGTGTATCGAATCAATAGCACCGGTTCGGATTTAGTAGACTTAACCATGTACGGTCCAAGTACGGTTTCTGGTACAAATACGGTTGTAGCATATGGATTGAGTCTTTCAACGAATCGTGTATTTATAGGTGGAAGAACCACGGTAGATGGTTTACCTATGGGTGGTAGTCCATTTGATAATAGTTTTGACAATAACGATGGCTTTGTTGCAGTATTCTCAAGGGATTTAGGAACGCTACATTATTCAACATATTTAGGTGGAACGGGTTCTGAAGATTTAGGAGTTACTTCCATTCGGGCTATAGATGACAATACCTTTGTATGCGGTTTGACTGCTGAAGCTGCTTTGCCTGGTGCATATATTTCAGGGGGAGCTGCTCAAACAGGATTTGGAGGTGCCAGCGATATGTGGGTAGGAAAATTTACTACTTTAAATAATTTAAGTTTTGGTACCTATATCGGTGATAGTGGAACAGAAATTTTTAACGACCTGGAATTATTTGCTGACGGTCGGGTTGCATTTGCGGGTTCAGGTACAGGATCTTTGACAGAAGTAAATAGTGCTGCAAGTCGATCAACGGGATCAGATTTTGATGGTATCGTAGGTGTCTTGAATTCTACAGGTACTGGCTTTAATTATTTGGATGAGATTGGAGGCGCAGGGGATGATAAAATTAATGACTGTGGAATAAACAGCAGTACAATTTTTTGGACAGGTTCCTCAGCTGATGGGTTTCCAACCTCTTCAGGAGCTTATGATGCCACTAATAATGGGGGATTGGATGTAGTTGTTGGTTCTGTTAGTGATGTAGGTGGAGCTGCTTCATATAAAGCGACACTTTATGGTGGTGGTGGTGATGATATTGGTAGCGCTATAAAACGAGTCATGCAAACGCAGTGTGATGGTACAGAAGATGCCTTTTTACTCGTATTTGGTACAACTGGTAACAATGCTATTGGGATTCCAACCGTAAATATTAATGGAGATCCATTTTACGATGCAACCAATAATGGTGGTTTGGACATCTATTTTGCAGGTTTTAATGACAATGTAACTTCGCTTGTGTATGCAACCAATATTGGTGGACAGTACAATGACTATTTAGGAGATACAGGTGAGCCTCGGGGTGGAAACCATTTGTGGGTGAAAGGTGCTAATATTTATTGCGGTACTACCACACACAGTGCAACGCATTCACCAACAATTGTTGCGAATACGGGATTTGACCAAGTAAAAACTAACAATGCAAATCCGACATCTGATGATACGCATGTACTTTTTTCAATTCAATTTACCTCATTGTTTGAAACGGATTATTCAGATGCTCCTTCCTCTTATGGTGTTCCATCACATATTTTGGACTGTGCGCATATTCGGATTAATACCTTAGATCCTGAAACAGGTGCAACTCCAGGTGTCAATGCCAATGGAGATGATAATGCAGGGATCGATGACGAAGATGGTATTTCAACATTTCCAATTTATCAATCCGGTGGTCCACAAAATATCAGTGTAACAGTAAACAGTGTAATGAATTCAACAGGTTTTTCAGCTACACTTTACGGATGGATCGATTTAAACAACGATGGAAATTTTGACAACAATGAAATTGCAACAACTGCAGTTGCCAATGGATTTAGTGGTTCAAAAACCTTGACTTGGTCAAGCGTAACCGTTTCAGGAAATCCATCCAATCAATATTTAAGATTACGACTTACAACCGATGCGCTTGCTGATGATGTCAGTACAACGGGCTTAGATGAACGGTCAACAGAAAGTGCTGAGAACGGTGAGGTTGAAGATTATTATATATGCGTTAAACCAAAAGCAGGTGCTGACAAGAGTGTTGATTGTGTAACAAATTTCCCAGGTGGAACCGCAACAATGGCTGCCAGTGGAACAGGAACCTGGTCTGCAGGTGCTGGAAATCCAGGTACCGCTTTGATTGTAACTCCCGGTTCACCAACTACAGTTATTAATAGCTATAGCGCTGCAGGTACCTATACCTTTGTATGGACCAATGCAACCAGTTGTGCTACCGATACGGCTTTGGTTACCGTAACTGCAAAACCAAATGCAGGTGGAAATCAAACGGTAAGTTGTGTGCCATCATTTCCTGGTGGAACTGCAACCATGGGAGCAACTGGCGTTGGAACCTGGTCTGCACAAGCTGGAAATCCGGGTACCGCTACGATCACATCTCCAAATTCGCCTACAACGACTATAAAAGATTACACAGTTGCTGGGTCTTATAATTTTATCTGGACAAACACGAGCGGTTGTAATGATACGGCGACGATTACCGTAACAGCTAAACCAAATGCTGGCGTTGATAAAAACGTGAGCTGTGTTCCTTCATTTCCTGGAGGTTCCACTGCGATGGCTGCTTCTGGTTCAGGAACTTGGACAGCACATCCATCCAACCAAAGTTCAAACATCGTTACCCCTTCTTCACCAACAACTACTATTAATACGTTTGCTGGAGAAGGTACCTACTTATATATATGGACTGTAGGCAGTTGTACAGATACTGCCGCAGTAATCGTTACGAAAGGGCCTGTTGGTTCTGCTTCACCACAATCAATTTGTAGTGGAAATACCAGCAGCGTGGCTTTAAATTCAACGGTTCCGGGATCTACCTTTACCTGGACCGCTGCACAACAATCAGGTGCAACCATAACTGGATTCAGTGATTGTAATTCAGCCTGTGGAACCACGATTGCCCAAACATTAACAAATACAACCAACAATGCTTCAGGTGTTGTTAGATATACAGTCATTCCAACGTCACCAAATGGTTGTGTTGGAAGTTCATTTACAGTGGATGTTACAGTAAATCCAAAGCCATCCGGTTCTGCATCCAATCAATCGATCTGCAGTGGATTTACAACATCAGTGACTTTAAGTTCAACAGTTCCAAGTTCAACATTTACCTGGACCGCTGCACAATTATCTGGATCTACGATTACTGGATTTTCAAATTGCGCAGCAGCATGTGGCACAACGATTGCTCAAACTTTAACAAATACAAGCAACGCAACTCCAGGAGTTGTACGATATACGGTGACACCAATTTCACCAAACAATTGTCCTGGAAATACTTTTACAGTTGATGTAACAGTAAATCCAAAACCAATAGGATCTGCAAGTCCTGAAACAATTTGCAGCGGCGCTACTACAAGTGTAGCATTAAGTTCAACAGCAGCTGGAACTACATTTACATGGACCGCTGCACAACAATCTGGTGCTACAATCACTGGATTTTCAAATTGCGGAGCAGCATGTGGTACTACCATCGCTCAAACATTAACCAATACAACGAATAATAATGCAGGGGTTGTAAGATATACCGTCACACCAACTTCAGCAGATGGTTGCGTAGGTGCAACATTCCAAGTAAACGTAACGGTTAATCCAAAACCTGGAGTTTCAGTAACAACTACACCAGCTTGTATTGGATTCAGTAATGGAACTGCAACAGCAGTTGTAACAGGTGGATCTGCACCATTCTCTTACGATTGGAGCAATGGTCAAACTTCAGCGACAATTACCAATTTAGCCAATGCAACATATACTGTTACTGTAGAAGACAATAATAATTGTACCAATACAGCAAGCGGTACCGTTCAACAGCAAGGCATCAGTGCCATGACTGCAAATCCAAGTGCATGTAATCCCGCAAATAATACTTATAGTGTATCAGGAAGTTTAACTTTAGTGAACCCTCCAACAAGCGGTACATTAACGGTAAGTATTGGTGCAAGTCAACAAGTATTTAATGCACCATTTAACTCACCTACAAATTATACCATAACTGGTTTGACAGCAGATGGCGCCGTGCATACTGTAAATGCAGTATTTAGTGGCGGTACGCAATGTTCGAAGAGTGTAAATTATACAGCTCCTGTAAATTGTCAACCAATTATTACGCATAGCAAAAGCTTTGTTTCTGCAACACAAACAGGTGCACATAGTTTTTCAGTTGTTTATACAATTACTGTTGGAAACACTGGAGGCGATGGTCAATATGATTTAAAAGATGTTCCTGGTTTTGATGATGATATCGCAATTACTAGTGCATCCTTTATTACAAATGCTCCTGGAAATCCAGGAGGAGCCTTAGCAGGAACAGGTCCTTGGACACTTGCTAACGATCAAGCTATTTTAACAGGCCAAACACATACCTATACCTTAACTGTAAATGTTTCAATTGATTTAAGTGTAGGAAGTAGTGGAAATAATAGTTATACAAAATGTGGAACAGCTACTCCAGGAAATCCAACATCTGGAGAAGGTTTATACAATGAATCAAGATTAGATACAAACAATGACGGAACTCCGGAAGAAACTAAAAAGGCTTGCGGTGATATTCCATATTTAGATATGACGAAATCCGTTGCATCCATTAATCCATTAGGAGGTAATATGTATAATGTATTGTATACAATTACTGTAAAAAATCTAGGTGGTGCCAATGGACAATATGATTTGACAGATGCTCCTGCATTTGAAAATGATATCAATATTGGAAGTGCATCGTATACTTCCAATGCACCGGGTAATGCCGGAAGTGCATTAGCTGGAACAGGTCCTTGGATTTTAGCAAGTGATCAGGGAATTATAGTAGGCGCTACGCATACCTATACCTTAACAGTGAAAGTAACTTTAGATCTTGCTGGCGGCGGTGGTGACAATGTCTACACGAAATGCGGTGCAGCAATTCCAGGTGATCCAAGCAGTGGAGAAGGATTATACAACCAATCGAAAATGGATACCAACAACGATGGTACCATTGATGAAACGGACGAAGCATGTGGTGATTTACCTTATGTTACTACAACTAAATCTGTTTCAAGTATAGTTGCATTGGGTGGTAACATGTATAATGTAATTTATTCAATTACAGCTCAAAACTTAGGGGTGCAACCGGACAATATGATTTATCAGATGTTCCTGGTTTTGATGACGATATTACAATCGGCAGTGCCAGCTTCACCACCAATGCTCCCGGGAATCCAGGCGGTGCATTGGCAGGAACGGGTCCATGGACTTTAG
- the lpdA gene encoding dihydrolipoyl dehydrogenase, with translation MNVVIIGSGPGGYVAAIRCAQLGMQVKLIEKYDTLGGTCLNVGCIPSKALLDSSEHYYQARKNFKVHGIQFENLKIDLQQFIQRKNDVVSQNVKGISFLMNKNKIEVIHGVASFENASSIKVLKQDGTTQLISFDKCIIATGSKPQVPAKFNYDKNRIISSTEALNITTLPESMTVIGAGVIGLELGSVYARLGTQVTIVEYMDRILPGMDLDCAKELQKSLSKTGITFHLNRSVSKLDYNKKSNKVKLSHQSKDQKDTSEIESDYCLIAIGRRAYTDGLNLDHIGVQTDEKNKIVVDKNLQTTHANIFAIGDVIYGPMLAHKAEEEGVFVAEFLAGQKPHIDSHLIPGVVYTWPEMAGVGFTEEQLIEKNRAYKIGKFPFKALGRARASMDLDGLVKILADKTTDEILGVHMVGARAADLIMEAVAAMTYRASAEDLARMCHPHPTFTEALKEAALDASGLGAIHV, from the coding sequence ATGAATGTCGTGATCATCGGATCGGGTCCGGGTGGATATGTAGCCGCTATACGTTGTGCCCAATTGGGGATGCAGGTCAAATTAATAGAAAAGTATGATACCTTGGGAGGTACCTGTTTAAATGTTGGTTGTATCCCATCTAAGGCCTTGTTGGATAGCAGTGAACATTATTACCAGGCTCGCAAAAATTTTAAAGTGCATGGGATCCAATTTGAAAATTTAAAAATTGATTTACAACAATTCATTCAAAGAAAAAACGATGTAGTATCTCAAAATGTAAAAGGCATTTCGTTTTTAATGAATAAAAATAAAATTGAAGTAATCCATGGAGTTGCTTCATTTGAAAATGCTTCCTCAATTAAGGTTTTGAAACAGGATGGAACCACTCAATTGATTTCATTTGATAAATGCATTATTGCAACTGGGTCAAAGCCTCAGGTACCGGCCAAATTTAATTACGATAAAAACCGGATCATTAGTTCAACGGAGGCATTAAACATAACAACCTTACCAGAGAGCATGACCGTGATAGGTGCTGGTGTGATCGGTTTGGAATTGGGATCTGTATATGCCAGATTGGGAACCCAGGTTACAATCGTTGAATACATGGATCGAATTTTACCGGGTATGGATTTAGATTGTGCCAAAGAGCTGCAAAAATCTTTGAGTAAAACCGGAATTACATTTCATTTGAATCGAAGTGTAAGCAAGCTAGATTATAATAAAAAATCTAATAAGGTAAAACTTTCACACCAATCGAAGGATCAAAAGGATACTTCTGAAATTGAATCTGATTATTGTTTAATTGCGATCGGACGTCGTGCATATACCGATGGCTTGAATTTAGATCACATTGGTGTGCAAACCGATGAGAAAAACAAAATTGTTGTAGACAAAAATTTGCAAACCACACATGCTAATATTTTTGCAATTGGGGATGTAATTTATGGACCCATGCTTGCACATAAAGCAGAGGAGGAAGGTGTTTTTGTTGCAGAGTTTTTAGCTGGACAAAAACCACATATAGATTCTCATTTGATTCCAGGTGTTGTTTATACCTGGCCTGAAATGGCTGGCGTTGGATTTACAGAAGAGCAATTAATAGAAAAAAATCGGGCGTATAAAATAGGAAAATTTCCATTCAAAGCACTTGGTAGAGCCCGCGCTAGTATGGATTTAGATGGCCTGGTTAAAATATTGGCTGATAAAACAACCGATGAAATTTTAGGAGTACACATGGTAGGTGCACGCGCTGCAGATTTAATCATGGAAGCTGTTGCCGCAATGACCTATCGGGCCAGTGCTGAAGATTTAGCCAGAATGTGTCATCCACATCCAACCTTTACGGAAGCATTAAAGGAAGCAGCCCTGGATGCGAGTGGCTTGGGTGCTATTCATGTATAG
- a CDS encoding NADH-quinone oxidoreductase subunit N → MMLALIILTLAGLLILFLGFSGMRNVLLPVAIIAISAAIFSLSSQQTFWNHYLADMVQVDGLSRKISLILMFAALGLLPFFNLFKNRGQEELSDFLGIYLFAILGSILMVSALNYMSLFLGVEILSISMYVLAGANRRSILSNEASLKYFITGSFTSAIMLFGIGWIYAESGSLSMIQTSGVATSMMSFGFIFLFTAFALKVALVPFHFWAPDVYQGTPTLFTASMATLVKIAAIGAFYRLVQLNHAVLPEWINWYFVLLILATLILGNILAVTQDSVKRLFAYSGIVQSGFILMGFLYQSAYVDWTMLFYFIAYASASLVGFIVIHFVEAQSGSDSLDSFAGLSKSNPGLALVLSISLISLAGGPLTAGFMAKIFILSQSIQNNFTALAMVAVISAVVSMYYYYKVINAIYSKSSDQPWSVSIYYRGLLYVFTIITLVAGLLPSVLIGLLK, encoded by the coding sequence ATGATGCTTGCATTAATCATATTAACCCTCGCCGGATTGCTGATTCTTTTCTTAGGATTTAGCGGAATGCGGAATGTACTATTGCCGGTTGCCATCATTGCAATTTCTGCTGCTATTTTTTCATTGAGTTCACAACAAACCTTCTGGAATCATTATCTGGCAGACATGGTCCAAGTCGATGGACTTTCTAGAAAAATTTCATTGATATTGATGTTTGCTGCATTGGGTTTATTGCCATTTTTTAATTTATTTAAAAATCGGGGCCAGGAAGAGCTTTCTGATTTTTTAGGCATTTATTTATTTGCAATTCTAGGATCGATCTTAATGGTCAGTGCCTTAAATTATATGAGTTTATTTCTTGGGGTTGAAATTCTTTCCATCAGCATGTATGTATTAGCAGGTGCAAATCGAAGGAGTATTCTCTCTAATGAAGCATCGTTAAAATATTTTATCACCGGATCGTTTACCAGTGCAATCATGCTGTTTGGTATTGGTTGGATTTATGCTGAAAGTGGTTCACTTTCAATGATCCAGACCAGTGGAGTTGCAACAAGTATGATGAGTTTTGGATTCATATTTTTGTTTACGGCATTTGCATTAAAAGTTGCTTTGGTTCCATTTCATTTTTGGGCACCCGATGTTTACCAGGGAACGCCTACTTTATTTACAGCCTCTATGGCAACCCTCGTTAAAATTGCTGCCATCGGCGCTTTTTATAGATTGGTGCAATTGAATCACGCTGTATTGCCAGAATGGATCAATTGGTATTTTGTATTACTGATATTAGCCACGTTAATACTTGGAAATATCTTGGCCGTTACACAAGATAGTGTGAAACGATTGTTTGCGTATTCTGGAATCGTTCAATCTGGTTTTATATTAATGGGATTTTTATATCAAAGCGCTTATGTGGATTGGACCATGTTGTTTTATTTTATTGCTTATGCATCTGCTTCACTTGTTGGATTTATCGTGATTCATTTTGTAGAAGCGCAAAGTGGCTCTGACAGTTTGGATTCATTTGCTGGTTTATCAAAAAGCAATCCGGGATTGGCACTCGTTTTAAGCATATCATTAATTTCTTTGGCTGGAGGTCCTTTGACTGCTGGTTTTATGGCTAAAATATTTATACTCAGTCAATCAATTCAAAATAATTTTACAGCTCTTGCTATGGTTGCAGTAATCAGTGCTGTAGTTTCAATGTATTATTATTATAAAGTGATTAACGCTATTTACAGCAAAAGTTCGGACCAACCATGGTCTGTTTCGATCTATTATAGGGGACTTTTATATGTATTTACAATCATTACCCTGGTAGCCGGTTTGCTTCCGTCTGTATTGATAGGACTGCTAAAATAA
- a CDS encoding NADH-quinone oxidoreductase subunit M, whose translation MNSSGVLILIPFIFSLLSFVSGKKWSSIIALISSVGSLFYFLLLLSAYNVKTNYVAFGFYYDWIPSIRASLSFGMDAANLLVLMLTQIVVCLAVLATMVKGNDRTASYYGLIGLTHTFLNAFFSAQNPMTFLIFFEATLIPVYFLILNFGGPKRKQAVFKFFIYTVFGGLLMLLAILFYQSNMFPQLRLDSWADFYQYKLSLKYQYWLFAAFFIAFAIKAPLFPFHTWQADLYSQADRPTLMILAALLSKMGIYGFVRFNFFFIQVVYDWFNYITLLCVIGVVYGAIVAWRQKDIIRLIAYSSLSHIGLMAAGTMTLTNIGMQGAMFAMLAHGLAVAGLIFVADVMIRRTNEHSVDSFSGIARNNPRFAVYFFIILLSAVGLPLTCGFIGEFYLIWALVEFKFYIGLVAALTLIFGAAYMLRWYQKTMFGIPSSNIIGFQKLSLSEDYIFLILVMLILILGLFPADWIGFGQFAYKYMNFIPDN comes from the coding sequence ATGAATTCATCAGGAGTCCTTATATTAATTCCATTCATTTTTTCCTTACTGAGTTTTGTATCCGGAAAGAAATGGTCTTCCATAATTGCTTTGATTTCATCTGTTGGAAGCTTATTTTATTTTTTATTGCTATTAAGTGCTTATAATGTAAAAACAAATTACGTTGCTTTTGGATTTTATTACGATTGGATTCCTTCCATCCGTGCTTCATTGAGTTTTGGAATGGATGCTGCCAATTTATTGGTTTTGATGCTAACACAAATCGTAGTGTGTTTAGCAGTATTGGCAACGATGGTAAAGGGGAATGACCGGACCGCAAGTTATTATGGATTGATAGGCCTGACACATACGTTTTTAAATGCTTTTTTTAGCGCCCAAAATCCAATGACGTTTTTAATCTTTTTTGAAGCAACGCTGATTCCGGTTTATTTTTTAATTCTCAATTTTGGTGGGCCAAAACGAAAACAGGCTGTCTTCAAATTTTTTATATATACGGTATTTGGAGGTTTGCTTATGCTATTAGCAATCTTGTTTTATCAGTCCAATATGTTTCCTCAATTGCGATTGGATAGTTGGGCTGATTTTTATCAATACAAACTTTCATTGAAATATCAATATTGGTTGTTTGCAGCATTTTTTATCGCTTTTGCAATTAAAGCACCCCTCTTTCCATTTCATACCTGGCAAGCGGATTTGTATTCACAAGCAGATCGCCCTACATTAATGATATTGGCTGCCCTCTTATCCAAAATGGGCATTTATGGATTTGTTCGATTTAATTTCTTCTTTATTCAGGTTGTGTATGATTGGTTTAATTACATAACCCTGTTGTGTGTGATCGGAGTCGTTTATGGCGCAATCGTGGCATGGCGGCAAAAAGATATCATTCGACTCATTGCATATTCCTCCTTATCACATATCGGATTAATGGCTGCTGGCACCATGACTTTGACAAATATAGGAATGCAGGGTGCAATGTTTGCCATGTTGGCTCATGGTCTTGCTGTAGCAGGTTTAATATTTGTTGCGGATGTGATGATTCGACGTACCAATGAACATAGCGTGGATTCCTTTTCTGGAATTGCCAGAAATAATCCTCGTTTTGCAGTTTATTTTTTCATCATTTTACTTTCGGCTGTAGGCTTGCCACTTACCTGCGGTTTTATTGGTGAGTTTTATTTAATATGGGCATTGGTGGAATTTAAATTTTATATTGGCTTGGTCGCAGCATTGACTTTAATATTTGGAGCTGCTTACATGTTGCGTTGGTATCAAAAAACGATGTTTGGAATTCCTTCCTCTAATATTATAGGTTTCCAAAAATTAAGTCTCTCAGAAGACTATATTTTTCTGATCCTTGTTATGTTAATTCTTATACTAGGATTATTTCCTGCAGACTGGATTGGTTTTGGACAGTTTGCTTATAAATACATGAACTTCATTCCAGATAATTGA